In Microvirga sp. 17 mud 1-3, the genomic window TGAGTGATGGCAAGCCGTTCTGGATCTTCGAGCCGTGGCTTCGGTTCGATGGACAAGGAGAAGCAGCACGAGATCTCCCGCAAAGGCGGCGAGAGCGTTTCGGCGGAAGATCGCTCCTTCTCGAAGGATCGCAATCTGGCGAGCGAGGCCGGCCGTAAGGGCGGTCAACGTTCGCGCGGCGGCAATTACTAGCGCCGCAACAAATCGGACTCCTCCCGGAGGGCTGCCGAAAGGCGGCCCTCTTGCTGTGAGAGCTTCCTCCCGAGAGACGGCACCCGCTTTATCGCCGGGTCAGCAGGAACACGCCCTGCTCGCCCAGTAGATTCCAGGCCCACCATGGCAGGACAACACGCACGGGGTGCCCTCCGGCGTCGAGGGCTGCCGCCTTCTCCATCTGTGCGCCGACCTCCCGGCACAACTCGACGAAATCGCGGATCGTGCAGAAATGGATATTGGGCGTGTCGTGCCAGGAATAGGGCAGGTTCTCGGTCACGGGCATCCGGCCCTTGAACAGAAGCTCCAGCCGCACGCGCCAATGGCCGAAATTCGGGAATGACACGATGGCGCGCCGCCCGATGCGCAGCAGCTGCTCCAGCACGACCTTGGGCTGGCGCGTCGCCTGGATGGTCTGCGATAGGATGACGTAATCGAAGGCGTCGTCCGGGTAATCGGCAAGGTCCGTGTCGGCATCGCCCTGAATCACCGGCAGGCCCTTGGCGAGGCAGGCATTCACGCCCTCGCGGGAGATCTCGATCCCGCGTCCGTCGACGCCCTTGCGGTCACGCAGCAGCGCCAAGAGCGATCCGTCGCCGCAGCCGACGTCGAGCACCCGCGAACCGGGCGCGACCATGTCGGCGACTAGAAGAAAGTCGAGGCGGGTTCCGTCCTGAGAGGCGGCCGTTCGCGGATCCATCAGGCGATCCCTCGAACACGGGCCGCCGCATCGATGAAGCCGCGCGCGGCCGCGAACATCTCGGGCTCGTCGAGGAGAAAGGCGTCGTGGCCCTTGTCGCTCTCCACCTCGACGAACGCGACGGACGCCGCGGCGGCATTGAGGGCATGGACGATGGCGCGGGAATCCGATGTGGGGAACAGCCAGTCTGACGTGAACGAGATGACGCAGAAGCGCGTCGCCGATCCCTTGAAGGCGCGCGCCAGGCTGCCGCCGTAATCGGCCGCGAGATCGAAGTAATCCATGGCCCGGGTCACGTAGAGGTAGGAATTGGCGTCGAAGCGCTCGACGAAGGACAGGCCCTGGTAGCGCAGATAGCTCTCGATCTGGAAATCCGCATCGAACGAGAAGGTCGGCGCGCTGCGATCCTGGTAGTTGCGCCCGAACTTCCTGTGGAGGGCCATTTCGGACAGATAGGTGATGTGCGCGCCCATGCGGGCGACCGCGAGGCCCTTCGTCGGCCGCGTTCCCTCGACGAGGTAGCGGCCGCCGCGCCAATCTGGATCGGCCATCACGGCCTGCCGGCCCACCTCGTGGAACGCGATGTTCTGCGGCGAATGGCGCGCCGCGGCCGCGATGGGCAGCGCCGCGAAGACCCGTTCCGGATAGCTCGCGGCCCATTGGAGCACCTGCATGCCGCCCATGGAGCCGCCGATGACGCAGAACAGGCTCTCGATCCCGAGCCGGTCGATCAGCGCCGCTTGTGCCCGCACCATGTCGTGGATGGTGATCACCGGAAAGTCGACCGCATAGGGCTGGCCGGTCTGCGGGTTGGTGGAGGCCGGGCCCGTCGTGCCCATGCAGCCGCCGATCACGTTGGCGCAGATCACGAAGAAGCGGTCCGTGTCGATCGGCCGCCCCGGTCCGACCATGGTGGTCCACCAGCCGGGCTTGCCCGTCACCGGGCTGACATTGGCCACATGCTGGTCGCCCGTCAGGGCATGGCAGATGAGGATGGCGTTGGACCGCTCGGCGTTCAGGGTCCCATAGGTCTGGTAGGCGATCTGCCAAGGGCCCAGGAGGACGCCCGCATCAAGCACCAGGGGCTCGTCCGCGCCGAAGCGTGCGACCGGGCTCGACGGATCGTCGACCTGGCTTCGCGGCTCGGGCGGTTGAAAAGCACTGGTCATACTCAGCCTGGCGAACGCGTTCGATCTTTCGAACAGCGGTAATGCGGCGCCGCGTCGAGGTCAACGAACATGACCGCATGGCAGGGAAGCGAAGGCCCATTCGAGGCCTCTTGAGAGCTTATTGAGACTTGGCAGGGGCGTTCCAGGCTGCGAAGAAGAGCGCCGTCATTCAGGAATGTCCCATGTCCACCGATAATCCGACCCCCGCGCCCGCCCTGGCCCAGCTGCGGCAGGAAATCGACCGGATCGACGAGGCCATGCACCGGCTTCTGATGGAGCGGGGCACGATCATCGACCGGCTGATCTCGGTCAAGAAAACCTCCGAATCCGGTTCGGCCTTCCGTCCGGGCCGCGAGGCCTCCATGATGCGGGCCCTCGCCGAGCGGCATAAGGGCCTCCTGCCCCTCGACACCGTGGAGAGCATCTGGCGGGTCATCATCGCGACCTTCACGTATGTCCAGGCGCCTTATGCGGTGCATGCGGACATTTCCGGCGGCGATGCGCCAATGCGCGATTCGGCCCGGTTCCACTTCGGCTTTACGGTTCCGTATCTCAGCCATCCGAGCGCCGCCGCCGTGATCGAGACCGTGGCGTCGAGCCGCGGCGATCTCGGCATCTTCCGGATCGACCAGGGCGCCTCCAGCGGCGCCTGGTGGCGGGCGCTCGCGGACAAGGACCGGCCGAAGATCATCGCGCGCCTGCCCTTCATCGAGCGGCCCGACCATCCGGCCGGCACGCCCGTCTACGTCATCTCCAAGCCCCTGACCGATGCGGCCGTGCGCGATGTCGTCCTCTATGCGGCCCAGTTCGAGCGCTGGCACAAGGACGTGACCGGGGCCCTGGCGGGCCTTGGCGGCGAGGCGGTCGCCAGCGCGGCCGATGCCTATGGCCTGTCCGTCCTGATCGCCGTTCCCGGAACCGTGGAGCCGTCCCGGCTGCACGGGGCTCTGACCGACGCGGGCGCGAGCCTGTCCGAGCTCGTCGAGATCGGCAGTCATGCGGAACGTTTCCGCGTGAAATGAGCCCAAAGCTGCGCTAGAGCGATGTCCACCTTTCGCGGCGATGGTCGAGAGCCATCCCGCATCCGGTCCCTTTTCCAGGAAGCGTCCCCATGTCCGCCCGTCCCGAACCCCGTCCCGGCGTCCTGAAGATCGAGGCCTATGTGCCCGGCAAGAGCGCGGCCGCAGGGGTTTCGAAGATCCATAAGCTCTCGTCCAACGAAACGCCCCTAGGCCCCTCGCCGAAGGCCATCGAGGCCATCCGCTCCTTCGACCATCTGGAGCTCTATCCGGACGGATCGGCCACCGCCCTGCGGGAGGCCATCGCGGCCAAATACGGCCTCGATGCCGGCCGCATCGTCTGCGGCGCCGGGTCCGACGAGCTTCTGGCGCTCCTCACTCACGCCTATGTGGGCCCGGGAGACGAGGGGATCTTCTCGGAGCACGGCTTCCTGGTCTACCGCATCGCCATCCTGGCGGCGGGTGGCGTGCCCGTGGTGGCGCCCGAGAAGGATTACCGCGCCGACGTGGACGCGATCCTGGCCCGGGTGACCCCGAAGACCCGGATCGTCTTCCTGGCCAATCCCAACAACCCGACGGGCACGTATCTTCCCTTCGACGAGGTGAAGCGCCTCCATGCGGGCCTGCCCCCGAACGTGCTCCTCGTGCTCGATGCGGCCTATGCGGAATACGTGCGCCGGAACGATTACGAGGCGGGCCTCGAGCTTGTGGCCACGGCCGAGAACGTGGTGATGACCCGCACCTTCTCGAAGATCTACGGCCTCGCCAATCTCCGGATCGGCTGGATGGTCGCGCCCGCGCACATCGTGGATGCGGTCAACCGGATCAGGGGGCCGTTCAACGTGAATGGTCCCGCCCTGGCGGCCGCCGTCGCGGCGATCCAGGACGACGCCCATGTGGCGAAGTCCATCGAGCACAACGAGACCTGGCTCGCCTGGCTCACCCGCGAGATCGAGGCGCTGGGCCTGACCGTGACTCCGAGCGTGGGCAACTTCCTGCTCATCCATTTCCCCCGGGAAGAGGGCCGGACCGCCAAGGACGCGGACGCCTTCCTGACGAGCCGGGGCCTCATCCTTCGCCGGATCGACGGCTACGGCCTGCCCCATGCCCTGCGCCTCACTATCGGGGACGAGGAGGCGAACCGGCTCCTGGTCGCAACCCTGCGCGAATTCCTGGGCAAGGGCGACCATGCCTGAGCGTCTCGGTCCTCCCCGTCAGACGCCGCTCTTCGGGCGCGTCGCCCTCATCGGCCTCGGCCTGATCGGCTCATCCATCGCCCGGGCCGCGCGGCACCTCAATCTCGCCGGCACCCTCGTGGCCATCGATCGGGACGAGGGCGTCCTGGCGCGGGTGCGGGCGCTCGGGCTCGCCGAGGAGGTGACGGCCGATTTCGCGGCCGGGGTCCGGAATGCGGATCTCGTCATCCTGTGCGTGCCGGTCGGGGTCTGCGGAGCCGTGGCTGCCGCTATGGCGCCCGGTCTCAAGCCTGGCGCGATCGTGTCCGACGTGGGCTCCGTGAAGGCCTCGGTGATTGCCCAGGTCCAGCCACATCTTCCAGCCGGAGTCCATTTCGTCCCGGCCCATCCGGTCGCCGGAACGGAGCATTCCGGCCCCGATGCGGGCTTCTCCACGCTGTTCTTCAACCGCTGGTGCATCCTCACGCCGC contains:
- a CDS encoding general stress protein, whose product is MASRSGSSSRGFGSMDKEKQHEISRKGGESVSAEDRSFSKDRNLASEAGRKGGQRSRGGNY
- the metW gene encoding methionine biosynthesis protein MetW, producing the protein MDPRTAASQDGTRLDFLLVADMVAPGSRVLDVGCGDGSLLALLRDRKGVDGRGIEISREGVNACLAKGLPVIQGDADTDLADYPDDAFDYVILSQTIQATRQPKVVLEQLLRIGRRAIVSFPNFGHWRVRLELLFKGRMPVTENLPYSWHDTPNIHFCTIRDFVELCREVGAQMEKAAALDAGGHPVRVVLPWWAWNLLGEQGVFLLTRR
- a CDS encoding homoserine O-acetyltransferase; the encoded protein is MTSAFQPPEPRSQVDDPSSPVARFGADEPLVLDAGVLLGPWQIAYQTYGTLNAERSNAILICHALTGDQHVANVSPVTGKPGWWTTMVGPGRPIDTDRFFVICANVIGGCMGTTGPASTNPQTGQPYAVDFPVITIHDMVRAQAALIDRLGIESLFCVIGGSMGGMQVLQWAASYPERVFAALPIAAAARHSPQNIAFHEVGRQAVMADPDWRGGRYLVEGTRPTKGLAVARMGAHITYLSEMALHRKFGRNYQDRSAPTFSFDADFQIESYLRYQGLSFVERFDANSYLYVTRAMDYFDLAADYGGSLARAFKGSATRFCVISFTSDWLFPTSDSRAIVHALNAAAASVAFVEVESDKGHDAFLLDEPEMFAAARGFIDAAARVRGIA
- a CDS encoding chorismate mutase; the protein is MSTDNPTPAPALAQLRQEIDRIDEAMHRLLMERGTIIDRLISVKKTSESGSAFRPGREASMMRALAERHKGLLPLDTVESIWRVIIATFTYVQAPYAVHADISGGDAPMRDSARFHFGFTVPYLSHPSAAAVIETVASSRGDLGIFRIDQGASSGAWWRALADKDRPKIIARLPFIERPDHPAGTPVYVISKPLTDAAVRDVVLYAAQFERWHKDVTGALAGLGGEAVASAADAYGLSVLIAVPGTVEPSRLHGALTDAGASLSELVEIGSHAERFRVK
- the hisC gene encoding histidinol-phosphate transaminase, which produces MSARPEPRPGVLKIEAYVPGKSAAAGVSKIHKLSSNETPLGPSPKAIEAIRSFDHLELYPDGSATALREAIAAKYGLDAGRIVCGAGSDELLALLTHAYVGPGDEGIFSEHGFLVYRIAILAAGGVPVVAPEKDYRADVDAILARVTPKTRIVFLANPNNPTGTYLPFDEVKRLHAGLPPNVLLVLDAAYAEYVRRNDYEAGLELVATAENVVMTRTFSKIYGLANLRIGWMVAPAHIVDAVNRIRGPFNVNGPALAAAVAAIQDDAHVAKSIEHNETWLAWLTREIEALGLTVTPSVGNFLLIHFPREEGRTAKDADAFLTSRGLILRRIDGYGLPHALRLTIGDEEANRLLVATLREFLGKGDHA
- a CDS encoding prephenate/arogenate dehydrogenase family protein, producing MPERLGPPRQTPLFGRVALIGLGLIGSSIARAARHLNLAGTLVAIDRDEGVLARVRALGLAEEVTADFAAGVRNADLVILCVPVGVCGAVAAAMAPGLKPGAIVSDVGSVKASVIAQVQPHLPAGVHFVPAHPVAGTEHSGPDAGFSTLFFNRWCILTPPEGADEGAVERVREFWSAMGSNVEVMTAQHHDLVLAITSHVPHLIAYNIVGTAADLETVTQSEVIKFSAGGFRDFTRIAASDPTMWRDVFLHNKEAVLEMLGRLNEDIALLARAIRWGEGDKLFDLFTRTRAIRRGIISEGQETPEPDFGRRRDGQ